From a single Balneolales bacterium ANBcel1 genomic region:
- a CDS encoding OmpH family outer membrane protein, producing the protein MKKAFIVFGFVFLLAFGALPAQKVQAQDDLRIGYVDPQTIMRSMPEMAAIERRLQNFVERKRQEFAEKEATFRREVEEYQQKMAVISEEAMRQEEERLAELNLELQEFQQNFQQEIQERQMTLLEPLLDKIQNAIDAVASERNLTFVLNTMTNDGDFIILYASEEARQNYDITDAVMQQLDLM; encoded by the coding sequence ATGAAAAAAGCATTTATCGTATTCGGATTTGTTTTCCTGCTGGCATTCGGCGCACTTCCAGCGCAAAAGGTTCAGGCGCAAGACGATCTCAGGATCGGCTATGTAGATCCACAGACGATTATGAGAAGTATGCCCGAAATGGCAGCCATTGAGCGCAGGCTGCAGAACTTCGTGGAGCGCAAGCGTCAGGAGTTTGCCGAAAAAGAAGCCACCTTCCGCCGGGAAGTGGAAGAGTATCAGCAGAAAATGGCAGTCATTTCCGAGGAGGCGATGCGGCAGGAGGAAGAGCGCCTCGCCGAACTGAACCTCGAGCTTCAGGAGTTCCAGCAGAACTTCCAGCAGGAAATCCAGGAACGGCAAATGACCTTGCTTGAGCCTCTGTTGGACAAAATCCAGAATGCCATCGATGCGGTAGCCAGTGAGCGCAATCTGACCTTTGTGCTCAACACCATGACCAACGACGGTGATTTCATCATCCTGTATGCTTCCGAAGAAGCCCGGCAGAATTACGATATCACCGATGCCGTAATGCAGCAGCTGGACTTGATGTAA
- a CDS encoding OmpH family outer membrane protein — translation MKPFLLTVFATLLIAGSLVAQPRIGYMNPQEVLDNLPERNAIERQLNRFIDQREQEFEERAIEFQNMLARFQQEAPDLSEAETRRRQQELQVLDQELSEFQQRIQRELEQRQSELLSPVLQEMNRIIEQLATEKQLDYVINEATSQGELLLLYVSQQGKDELDLTQQVIARMTN, via the coding sequence ATGAAGCCATTTCTATTGACCGTATTTGCGACGCTCCTGATAGCGGGATCGCTTGTCGCGCAACCAAGAATCGGATATATGAATCCCCAGGAGGTTCTGGACAACCTGCCGGAAAGAAACGCCATTGAGAGGCAGCTTAATCGATTCATCGACCAAAGGGAACAGGAGTTTGAAGAGCGGGCGATTGAATTTCAAAATATGCTGGCCCGTTTTCAGCAGGAAGCACCGGATCTGTCGGAAGCGGAAACCCGCCGGCGCCAGCAGGAGCTTCAGGTACTGGACCAGGAGCTTAGTGAATTTCAGCAGCGGATACAGCGTGAACTCGAACAGCGGCAGTCGGAACTGCTCAGCCCCGTTCTGCAGGAAATGAACCGGATTATTGAGCAGCTGGCAACGGAAAAGCAGCTCGATTATGTGATCAACGAAGCAACGAGCCAGGGTGAACTGCTTCTTTTGTATGTATCCCAGCAGGGCAAAGATGAACTTGACCTCACCCAGCAGGTCATTGCCAGAATGACAAACTGA
- a CDS encoding OmpH family outer membrane protein, which produces MTNKLWLSVLFAGIILAGLAVQATAQQRIGYVDTDFMMEHIPEYTGIQQRLETLASNWREEINDQQVEIEQLQQEFEAREILFTPDVRRQRQQEIDQKIREREQLIERRFGPDGDYFRQQQELLEPLQQRILDAVVTVAERDGYDHVYDRAGDYLFLYSRQRHDLSRDVLNEMGIFIEDNF; this is translated from the coding sequence ATGACGAACAAACTCTGGTTATCAGTCTTGTTTGCGGGCATAATTCTGGCTGGGCTTGCCGTCCAGGCCACCGCGCAGCAGAGAATCGGTTATGTGGATACCGATTTCATGATGGAGCATATTCCCGAATACACCGGTATCCAGCAACGCCTGGAAACACTCGCTTCCAACTGGCGGGAGGAGATAAACGATCAGCAGGTGGAGATCGAACAGCTGCAGCAGGAGTTTGAAGCGCGGGAAATTCTGTTTACGCCGGATGTGAGACGACAACGGCAACAGGAAATCGACCAGAAAATTCGTGAAAGGGAACAGCTGATCGAGCGGCGGTTCGGTCCGGACGGCGACTACTTCCGGCAGCAGCAGGAACTGCTCGAACCCCTCCAACAACGCATCCTGGATGCGGTGGTCACCGTTGCCGAAAGGGACGGATATGATCACGTCTACGACCGGGCCGGTGACTACCTGTTTCTTTATTCCCGACAGCGCCATGACCTTAGCCGTGACGTGCTGAATGAAATGGGTATCTTTATCGAGGATAATTTCTAA
- the bamA gene encoding outer membrane protein assembly factor BamA, which translates to MKKILIPAAVIISGLLAAMPSTAQNVTGTTAGEAEFRPTNPFDEQPRLYEILEITATGSQFYSETFIVSTSNLRVGSNIRIPGEDIPQAIRRLHNTGLFSDVRIFKEEVEPGAINIEIVVQEQPRLEDFSFEGARRSHRRDLREKLPLSTGFAVTESAKAQSVNTIKRYYEEQGYRNTAVDVIVTDTDTLRNRVSLLFDIDRGERIQIRSITFEGNDAFSDRRLRRNLGDVKRDRWWRIFTRQTFSRDEFDEGKEEMLQYYRRNGFMDARIIEDSVYVYSRRRDKEAIGIFLRVVEGPQYHVRNIDWDGNTVYTDQQLTDALDMSSGDVFNEQRFEENLRMNRDNTDVTSMYNDVGYLFFQVQPEFNRVEGDSLDISLFIIEDEIATIRRVEFSGNTKTHDNVVRRNLRNIPGARYSRSAIMRSIRELSQLGYFNPESIQPDLDVDYEAKEVDIIYMLDETQGTDNFEFSGGYGGRQFGLILSARVNFNNFSARNLFNSSAWRPLPSGDGQRLSLGVQVTGSGYQNFSFGFQEPWFLGRPNSFGINLSYSLFSGRSSTGFTQSSARQEMFMGSVSYGRRLSWPDDYFRHITRLRYQYFDVDSYVALLGGQANILSLEQIIERNSIDNPLSPSAGSRLRLSFEAAPPMPGFSQYFKTGLSWQYHIPIVGKLVSSYGAEYGYMSWFSSSDRSQFQRFYLGGTALQQQQVFTRDNIDMRGYPGGFEGSISPYRDGQEIGGTVYNKYFAEMRYPLISSEQIQFIPYTFVEAGNSFLGYKEFDPFNVKRAAGFGARIFMPILGLVDLSYGYRFDGLEAPGVNAGEWQFLFNIGAPF; encoded by the coding sequence TTGAAGAAAATATTAATTCCAGCGGCGGTCATTATTTCAGGGCTTCTTGCCGCAATGCCATCAACGGCACAAAATGTCACCGGTACAACTGCGGGCGAGGCCGAATTCCGCCCGACAAACCCTTTCGACGAGCAGCCGCGTCTCTACGAGATTCTCGAAATTACCGCTACGGGAAGCCAGTTTTACAGCGAAACATTTATCGTATCCACATCCAATCTCCGGGTCGGTTCCAACATCCGTATTCCGGGGGAGGATATACCGCAGGCTATTCGGAGGCTCCACAACACCGGACTCTTTTCCGATGTCAGGATCTTCAAGGAGGAGGTTGAGCCGGGTGCGATAAATATTGAGATTGTTGTGCAGGAACAGCCCCGCCTCGAGGATTTCAGCTTCGAGGGAGCCCGCCGTTCGCATCGGCGCGACCTGCGTGAAAAGCTGCCTCTGTCCACCGGTTTTGCCGTTACAGAATCCGCCAAAGCCCAGTCGGTCAATACCATCAAACGGTACTACGAAGAACAGGGATACCGCAATACCGCTGTTGATGTAATTGTGACCGATACCGATACGCTGCGCAACCGGGTGTCGCTGCTCTTCGATATCGACCGGGGCGAGCGTATTCAGATCCGGTCCATCACTTTTGAAGGAAACGATGCGTTTTCCGACCGCAGGCTCCGAAGAAATCTGGGTGATGTGAAACGGGACCGCTGGTGGCGGATTTTCACCAGGCAAACCTTCAGCAGGGACGAGTTCGATGAGGGCAAGGAAGAGATGCTCCAGTACTACCGCCGGAACGGCTTTATGGATGCCCGCATCATTGAGGATTCGGTCTATGTCTATTCCCGAAGAAGGGACAAGGAAGCGATCGGAATCTTCCTGAGGGTGGTTGAAGGTCCGCAGTACCATGTCAGAAATATCGATTGGGACGGCAATACCGTCTATACAGATCAACAGCTGACCGACGCGCTTGACATGAGCAGCGGGGATGTGTTCAACGAACAGCGGTTCGAAGAGAACCTGAGGATGAACCGCGACAACACCGATGTTACCAGCATGTACAACGATGTCGGCTATCTCTTTTTCCAGGTGCAGCCTGAATTCAACAGGGTGGAGGGCGACTCACTGGACATCTCCCTGTTCATTATTGAAGATGAAATCGCAACCATTCGCAGGGTTGAGTTTTCCGGTAACACCAAGACCCACGACAACGTCGTCCGCCGAAATCTCAGGAACATCCCCGGAGCGCGCTACAGCCGGTCGGCTATCATGCGCTCCATCCGCGAATTGTCCCAGCTTGGCTATTTCAACCCCGAATCGATCCAGCCCGATCTCGATGTCGATTATGAGGCCAAGGAAGTGGATATCATTTACATGCTGGATGAAACCCAGGGAACGGATAACTTCGAGTTTTCTGGCGGATATGGCGGGCGCCAGTTCGGGCTCATTCTCTCGGCACGGGTTAACTTCAACAATTTCTCCGCCAGAAACCTGTTTAATTCATCCGCCTGGCGGCCACTGCCCAGCGGCGACGGTCAAAGACTCTCGCTCGGCGTTCAGGTGACCGGAAGCGGCTATCAAAACTTCAGCTTCGGTTTTCAGGAGCCCTGGTTCCTCGGGCGGCCGAACTCGTTCGGAATCAACCTGTCCTACAGCCTGTTCAGCGGCCGCAGCAGCACCGGATTCACACAGAGCTCGGCCCGGCAGGAGATGTTCATGGGATCGGTCTCCTATGGACGCCGCCTCAGCTGGCCGGATGACTACTTCCGCCATATTACCCGTCTCCGATATCAGTATTTTGATGTCGACAGCTATGTGGCTCTGCTCGGCGGACAGGCCAACATCCTTTCACTGGAACAGATTATTGAGCGAAACTCCATCGATAACCCGCTTTCGCCCAGCGCAGGGTCCAGGCTCCGGCTCAGTTTCGAAGCAGCCCCGCCCATGCCCGGCTTTTCGCAGTATTTCAAGACCGGCCTCTCCTGGCAGTACCATATTCCCATCGTGGGCAAACTGGTCTCCTCTTACGGGGCCGAGTACGGCTATATGAGCTGGTTCAGCAGTTCCGACCGAAGCCAGTTCCAACGTTTTTATCTCGGTGGAACGGCACTGCAGCAGCAGCAGGTATTCACCCGGGACAACATCGACATGAGAGGATACCCGGGAGGGTTTGAAGGTTCCATCTCCCCGTACCGGGATGGACAGGAGATCGGCGGTACCGTCTATAACAAGTATTTTGCCGAAATGCGATACCCGCTCATAAGCAGCGAACAGATTCAATTCATCCCCTATACCTTTGTGGAGGCCGGAAATTCGTTTCTCGGTTATAAGGAGTTCGACCCGTTTAATGTCAAACGGGCCGCCGGATTCGGTGCGCGCATTTTCATGCCCATCCTTGGCCTGGTGGATCTGAGTTACGGTTACCGGTTCGACGGACTCGAAGCGCCCGGTGTGAATGCCGGCGAATGGCAATTCCTGTTTAATATCGGAGCACCGTTTTGA
- a CDS encoding isoprenyl transferase, translating to MNTAGFSNNDISAEDREKQTLLQEQGPIPRHIAVIMDGNGRWAKSRGSMRIFGHKAGVESVRDTTEACAQVGVKHLTLYAFSTENWDRPKSEVSALMKLLVQSLRNETRKLDDNDIRLTTIGETDRLPPSCRRELEDAMALTENNSRMELCLALSYSGRWDIRQAMAAISEKVRDGLLDAADVSDEMISDHLATARMPDPELIIRTSGELRLSNFLLWQSAYSELYVTDTFWPDFRRNELYKAIASFQKRERRFGKVLHGAEVQESTAAFR from the coding sequence TTGAATACCGCAGGATTTTCAAATAACGACATATCGGCAGAAGATCGGGAAAAACAGACACTGCTTCAGGAACAGGGGCCCATCCCCCGGCATATTGCCGTGATTATGGATGGAAACGGCCGATGGGCCAAAAGCAGGGGCAGTATGCGTATTTTCGGCCATAAAGCAGGGGTCGAGTCGGTCAGAGACACAACGGAAGCGTGTGCCCAGGTCGGGGTTAAACATCTTACACTGTACGCGTTTTCCACCGAAAACTGGGACCGGCCCAAAAGCGAAGTGAGTGCCCTCATGAAACTGCTGGTTCAGTCGCTCCGGAACGAAACCCGCAAACTGGATGATAACGACATACGGCTCACCACCATCGGGGAAACCGACCGGCTGCCGCCGTCGTGCCGCCGTGAACTCGAAGACGCCATGGCCCTTACCGAGAACAACAGCCGCATGGAGCTCTGCCTCGCGTTGAGTTATTCCGGCCGTTGGGACATCCGACAGGCAATGGCGGCTATTTCAGAAAAAGTGAGGGATGGACTGCTTGATGCCGCCGATGTTTCCGACGAAATGATCAGCGACCATCTCGCGACGGCCCGAATGCCCGATCCGGAGCTCATCATCCGTACCAGCGGAGAGCTCAGGCTCAGCAACTTTTTACTCTGGCAATCGGCTTACTCCGAGCTCTATGTAACCGACACATTCTGGCCCGACTTCCGGCGTAACGAGCTGTACAAAGCCATTGCATCCTTTCAGAAACGCGAACGCCGGTTTGGTAAAGTTCTTCACGGGGCAGAGGTGCAGGAATCCACAGCAGCTTTTCGATAA
- the ribE gene encoding 6,7-dimethyl-8-ribityllumazine synthase has product MQVNKIEGSFNVTNARIGIVVSRWNSFITERLLEGAVDTLKRHGVEESRIDAVYCPGSFEIPLVTARLAESGKYDALICLGVVIRGSTPHFDFVAGSATRGISDVMLQYKIPVGFGVLTTDSIEQAIERAGTKAGNKGGEAAMTVLEMISLYGKIDSL; this is encoded by the coding sequence ATGCAAGTGAACAAGATAGAAGGATCGTTCAACGTTACCAATGCCAGAATCGGTATTGTGGTATCCCGATGGAACAGCTTCATCACCGAGCGATTGCTCGAAGGGGCTGTCGATACGCTCAAACGGCACGGGGTTGAAGAATCCCGTATTGATGCGGTATATTGCCCCGGTTCATTTGAAATACCGCTGGTCACGGCCAGGCTGGCGGAAAGCGGCAAGTACGATGCACTCATTTGTCTGGGTGTGGTCATTCGTGGTTCAACACCACATTTCGATTTTGTTGCGGGTTCGGCCACCCGGGGAATATCGGACGTCATGCTGCAATACAAAATACCCGTTGGGTTTGGAGTACTCACAACCGATTCAATTGAACAGGCCATAGAAAGGGCCGGAACAAAAGCCGGCAACAAAGGTGGTGAAGCGGCGATGACCGTCCTCGAAATGATTTCGCTTTACGGCAAAATCGACAGCCTGTAA
- a CDS encoding PHP domain-containing protein, with translation MPRADLHIHTIRSDGKLTPAQIVAQAVERKLDVIAITDHDTDSGVKEARQAAREEELCVVRGAEVSTLFEDSECHLLAYAFEDESVMQQLFADQKKRRISRARRIIEKLNRLGFDISFDEVLGEAGRASIGRPHIARVMISKGYAANTQEAFFRYLGNQASAYHKIDYPEIVDAIEMVHQSGGLAVLAHPGNHYNFLQLKQLKEYGMDGIECYHPSHNSAHQRRYLEYCNTTGLMATGGSDFHGSVADYYHLGVVYCTLEPDSPLLNGQEARQSETTQTYPEIICK, from the coding sequence TTGCCAAGAGCCGATCTGCATATCCATACCATCCGTTCCGACGGCAAGCTGACACCCGCGCAGATTGTTGCCCAGGCCGTAGAGCGTAAGCTGGACGTGATCGCCATCACCGATCACGATACCGACTCCGGTGTGAAAGAGGCCCGGCAGGCGGCCCGGGAGGAAGAGTTGTGCGTGGTTCGGGGAGCCGAGGTGAGTACGCTCTTTGAGGACAGCGAGTGCCATTTGCTCGCCTATGCCTTTGAGGATGAATCTGTTATGCAGCAGCTTTTTGCGGATCAGAAAAAACGCCGGATTTCCCGTGCCAGGCGAATCATTGAAAAGCTCAACCGGCTCGGATTTGATATCTCATTTGACGAAGTGCTGGGTGAGGCGGGCCGGGCATCCATCGGCAGGCCGCATATTGCCCGCGTCATGATCAGCAAGGGATATGCCGCGAACACCCAGGAAGCGTTCTTCCGTTATTTGGGAAATCAGGCCTCCGCATACCACAAAATTGATTATCCCGAAATTGTGGACGCCATCGAAATGGTACACCAAAGCGGCGGCCTGGCCGTATTGGCCCATCCTGGAAACCATTACAACTTTTTGCAGCTCAAGCAACTCAAGGAGTACGGAATGGATGGCATCGAATGCTATCATCCGTCCCATAACAGCGCCCACCAGCGGCGATATCTGGAGTATTGCAACACCACCGGACTTATGGCCACCGGCGGATCGGACTTTCACGGCTCCGTTGCAGACTATTACCACCTCGGGGTCGTATATTGCACGCTCGAACCGGACAGCCCCCTGCTTAACGGGCAGGAGGCCAGGCAATCCGAAACAACTCAAACTTATCCGGAAATTATATGCAAGTGA
- a CDS encoding S41 family peptidase: MRNSPRFLLVFVLILGLTSAGFILRSSDSYFLIKKNFTIFSEVYESVANIYVDEVDPDRLIRRGIDAMLEELDPYTVLIDESESRRMDMVTTGQYAGVGLEVGARGGRLVVIAPTEGYSAERRGVRAGDVIVKADGIDVERMSPEDLQSLLRGDPGTTVILTIRRTGIEELLDFELTREIIEVRNVSYAGLLDTEPRIGYIHLSRFAQNAAEEVRDAILELQEEEPLEALVLDLRNNPGGLLEESVRIIDKFVPAGERVVWTEGRLPRANQTYETSETPVFPDRPLIVLQNNGSASASEIVSGALQDLDRAVVVGERSFGKGLVQIVRELSYNTSLKITTSKYYMPSGRSIQSSPFVTEEELAGMDVVPDSLRTPFTTRSGRTVYEGIGIEPDVSISMPRQSMLEIALLQNSHYFFFASEYTADHDSLPPGLDLNEVYSDFLTYLDEQDFSYTTRAERHLKHVLESLEEALGEDVSGRIADMEELIALKKEHQLEQDAETIRRELYLELLSRFEGHSGRIRESLKTDPVALGAVELLQDSVGYATILKP; this comes from the coding sequence ATGCGAAATTCACCTCGTTTTTTACTGGTTTTTGTGCTGATACTTGGCCTGACGAGTGCCGGCTTCATCCTGCGGTCTTCCGACTCCTATTTCCTCATCAAGAAAAACTTCACCATCTTCAGTGAGGTCTATGAAAGCGTGGCCAATATTTATGTGGATGAAGTGGACCCGGACCGTCTCATACGACGGGGAATCGATGCCATGCTCGAAGAGCTGGATCCCTATACGGTGCTAATTGATGAAAGTGAAAGCCGACGCATGGACATGGTCACCACAGGTCAATATGCCGGAGTGGGCCTCGAGGTCGGCGCCAGGGGCGGCCGGTTGGTGGTAATTGCCCCGACCGAAGGCTACTCGGCCGAGCGAAGGGGCGTCCGCGCCGGCGATGTGATCGTAAAAGCCGATGGAATTGATGTTGAGCGGATGAGTCCCGAAGATTTACAGAGTCTGCTGCGCGGCGACCCCGGCACCACCGTGATCCTGACCATCCGGCGCACAGGCATCGAGGAACTACTCGATTTTGAACTGACTCGCGAGATTATTGAGGTTCGCAATGTCTCCTACGCCGGCCTGCTCGATACCGAGCCGCGTATCGGCTACATCCATCTGAGCCGTTTCGCGCAAAACGCCGCCGAAGAGGTCAGGGATGCCATCCTGGAGCTGCAAGAAGAGGAGCCGCTGGAGGCTCTGGTACTTGATCTGCGAAATAACCCGGGCGGATTGCTGGAGGAGTCGGTGAGGATCATCGACAAATTTGTGCCCGCCGGCGAACGGGTAGTCTGGACCGAAGGGCGCCTTCCGCGGGCCAACCAGACCTATGAAACATCCGAAACTCCGGTGTTTCCCGACAGACCCCTGATCGTCCTTCAGAACAACGGCAGCGCCAGCGCTTCGGAGATCGTCAGCGGGGCGCTTCAGGACCTGGACCGCGCCGTAGTTGTCGGAGAGCGGAGCTTCGGCAAAGGCCTGGTGCAGATTGTTCGGGAGCTGTCCTACAACACCTCGCTTAAAATCACCACCTCAAAATATTATATGCCGAGCGGCCGGTCGATCCAGTCGTCCCCGTTTGTCACCGAAGAGGAGCTTGCCGGGATGGATGTAGTTCCGGATTCGCTGCGAACACCCTTTACCACGCGTTCGGGGCGTACCGTGTACGAGGGCATCGGAATCGAACCCGATGTGTCGATTTCCATGCCCCGCCAGAGCATGCTCGAGATCGCCCTGCTTCAAAACAGCCACTACTTCTTTTTCGCCAGCGAATATACCGCCGACCACGACTCGCTGCCTCCCGGCCTTGATCTTAACGAGGTGTATTCCGACTTTTTGACGTATCTCGACGAGCAGGATTTCAGCTATACCACCAGGGCCGAAAGACACCTGAAACATGTTCTGGAATCGCTTGAAGAAGCGCTCGGGGAGGATGTTTCCGGCCGCATCGCCGACATGGAGGAGCTGATCGCGCTGAAGAAGGAACATCAGCTCGAACAGGACGCCGAAACCATCCGCCGTGAACTCTACCTGGAACTGCTATCCCGTTTTGAGGGCCACAGCGGCCGTATCAGAGAGTCACTGAAAACCGACCCTGTCGCCCTCGGCGCCGTTGAGCTGCTGCAGGACTCCGTCGGGTACGCAACCATTCTGAAACCCTGA
- a CDS encoding LysM peptidoglycan-binding domain-containing protein codes for MKKFFLMSVCVLFFIPAGLPALDRDRGVGYQTIEPRTLHVNRARLLELPDIDRLGGYGYREETVKTPEEPSRTLDREMLQRLAYIYRVHLLSLEAQVSDDLVSAEEYITDGLLALQTLMDEHPEIQNSRQFAELYRTVMTEYQEFYGITDTIVSEKGEIFQVHRDMMQAEEDDWFSHQRFLLPEDLETNQTQVPLIRNQQVNNHIAYLTVRRPEIMERWLERSAYYFPMMREIFQDEGVPEELIHLSMIESGLVPTASSSARAVGLWQFIYATGSVYGLERNWWIDERRDPVKSTRAAARHLRDLHEYWNGDWHLALANYNVSTRRMLSSVRLAGGERNYWEIYPFLPRETRGYVPGYIAATLIAMNPEDFGFDASHDDVVPYSFDVVDIEGSVELSVLAEAAGITTQELRNLNPELLRWATPPGDNPYPLKIPAGTTDAFMEAYREIPEEKRINNLVIHTVKRGETLGLIANRYGTTVRSLYQANEGLSSIIHPGQDLVIPVPDGGNVAIRAEEPSRAQTARQRTASQAPSPNRPANSAAVTYVVKSGDTVGHIAEWFDTQAWRVRSWNNIGNLIRPGQRLTLYVPANLRDQYAQLNDMTRAQRDNFSVGSATTRLASDEGGHRVYTVQRNDNLSNIARSFNTTVGAIQSANNLQTTRIYPGQTLRIPN; via the coding sequence ATGAAGAAGTTTTTTCTGATGTCGGTTTGTGTCCTGTTCTTTATCCCGGCCGGGCTTCCGGCCCTTGACCGGGATCGCGGCGTAGGCTACCAGACCATTGAGCCTCGCACCCTGCATGTCAACCGGGCGCGTCTTCTGGAGCTGCCGGATATCGACCGGCTCGGCGGTTACGGCTATCGTGAGGAAACCGTCAAAACACCTGAAGAGCCGTCACGGACGCTGGACCGGGAGATGCTGCAGCGACTGGCGTATATCTATCGCGTACACCTGCTCTCACTCGAGGCGCAGGTCAGCGACGACCTGGTCAGCGCCGAGGAGTATATCACCGACGGACTGCTTGCGCTGCAGACCCTGATGGATGAGCATCCCGAAATTCAGAACAGCCGGCAGTTTGCCGAATTGTACCGGACGGTCATGACCGAGTACCAGGAGTTCTACGGTATCACCGACACCATCGTCAGTGAAAAGGGGGAAATCTTTCAGGTACATCGGGATATGATGCAGGCCGAGGAAGACGACTGGTTCAGCCATCAGCGCTTTTTGCTGCCCGAAGATCTGGAGACCAACCAGACACAGGTTCCGCTCATCCGAAACCAACAGGTCAACAACCACATCGCGTATCTGACCGTGCGCAGGCCGGAGATCATGGAACGGTGGCTCGAACGATCCGCCTACTATTTTCCGATGATGCGAGAAATTTTCCAGGATGAGGGAGTTCCCGAAGAGCTGATACACCTCTCCATGATCGAGAGCGGCCTGGTTCCCACGGCCAGTTCAAGCGCCCGCGCCGTGGGCCTCTGGCAGTTTATCTACGCCACGGGCTCGGTTTACGGCCTCGAGAGAAACTGGTGGATTGACGAGCGGCGTGACCCGGTGAAATCGACCCGTGCCGCGGCGCGCCATCTGCGCGATTTGCACGAGTACTGGAACGGCGACTGGCATCTGGCTCTGGCCAATTATAACGTGAGCACCCGGCGCATGCTCAGTTCGGTGCGCCTCGCGGGGGGAGAGCGGAATTACTGGGAGATCTACCCGTTTCTGCCGCGCGAAACACGCGGATATGTGCCGGGTTACATAGCCGCAACCCTCATCGCCATGAATCCCGAGGATTTTGGTTTTGATGCATCCCACGATGATGTTGTCCCCTACTCCTTTGATGTCGTGGATATCGAGGGTTCGGTAGAGTTAAGTGTACTGGCGGAAGCCGCCGGAATTACCACCCAGGAGCTGCGCAACCTCAATCCCGAGCTGCTGCGGTGGGCGACACCGCCCGGCGATAACCCTTATCCGCTTAAAATACCAGCCGGAACCACCGATGCGTTCATGGAGGCGTACCGTGAGATACCGGAAGAGAAGCGAATCAACAATCTGGTCATCCACACCGTAAAGCGGGGCGAGACCCTCGGGCTGATCGCCAACCGGTACGGAACCACCGTCCGGTCGCTCTATCAGGCCAATGAGGGGTTGTCCAGCATCATCCACCCCGGCCAGGATCTGGTGATTCCCGTACCGGATGGAGGCAATGTTGCCATTCGCGCCGAAGAACCGTCACGGGCGCAGACGGCACGGCAGCGTACCGCGTCCCAGGCTCCGAGTCCGAACCGGCCGGCCAATTCGGCTGCGGTTACCTACGTGGTCAAATCCGGCGATACCGTCGGACACATAGCGGAGTGGTTCGACACACAGGCGTGGCGGGTCCGTTCCTGGAATAATATCGGAAACCTGATTCGCCCCGGTCAGCGTCTGACGCTCTATGTGCCGGCAAACCTTCGCGACCAGTACGCGCAGCTGAACGATATGACCAGAGCGCAACGCGATAATTTCTCCGTAGGGTCAGCCACCACCCGCCTGGCAAGTGACGAAGGCGGTCATCGGGTGTATACCGTTCAGCGCAACGACAACCTCTCCAATATCGCGCGCTCGTTCAATACCACAGTGGGAGCGATTCAGAGCGCCAACAACCTGCAGACAACACGAATTTATCCGGGTCAGACGTTACGCATTCCCAACTGA